The Anolis carolinensis isolate JA03-04 chromosome 2, rAnoCar3.1.pri, whole genome shotgun sequence genome has a window encoding:
- the LOC134295832 gene encoding zinc finger protein 253-like encodes MTTVATSGFPRLKNESIELFQMVIIKQEGGPGVAATKDCKQKRSHTNARRCFASSSALVSHKRLHTGGKPYQCQECGKCFASSSALVSHKRLHTGGKPYQCQECGKCFASSSALVSHKRLHTGEKPYRCQECGKCFASSSALVSHKRLHTGEKPYRCQECGKCFASSSALVSHKRLHTGEKPYRCQECGKCFASSSALVSHKRLHTGEKPYRCQECGKCFASSSALVSHKRLHTGEKPYRCQECGKCFASSSALVSHKRLHTGEKPYQCQECGECFASSSTLVSHKRLHTGEKPYQCLAVWPSVQTDLVVYLWHRTTGFSSLVIHGFSY; translated from the exons atGACCACCGTGGCCacgtccggcttcccaag GCTAAAGAATGAGTCCATTGAGTTATTTCAGATGGTGATCATTAAGCAAGAAGGTGGACCTGGGGTGGCTG ccacaaaagactgcaaacaaaagagaagccataccaatgccaggagatgttttgcttccagttcagccctagtgagccacaaaagactgcaCACAGGAgggaagccataccaatgccaggagtgtgggaaatgttttgcttccagttcagccctggtgagccacaaaagactgcaCACAGGAgggaagccataccaatgccaggagtgtgggaaatgttttgcttccagttcagccctggtgagccacaaaagactgcacacaggagagaagccataccgatgccaggagtgtgggaaatgttttgcttccagttcagccctggtgagccacaaaagactgcacacaggagagaagccataccgatgccaggagtgtgggaaatgttttgcttccagttcagccctggtgagccacaaaagactgcacacaggagagaagccataccgatgccaggagtgtgggaaatgttttgcttccagttcagccctggtgagccacaaaagactgcacacaggagagaagccataccgatgccaggagtgtgggaaatgttttgcttccagttcagccctggtgagccacaaaagactgcacacaggagagaagccataccgatgccaggagtgtgggaaatgttttgcttccagttcagccctggtgagccacaaaagactgcacacaggagagaagccataccaatgccaggagtgtggagaatgttttgcttccagttcaaccctggtgagccacaaaagactccacacaggagagaaaccataccagtgcctggctgtctggccatctgtccagacagatttggttgtgtacttgtggcatcgaACAACAGGGTTCTCTTCCTTGGTTATACATGGTTTTTCTTATTAA